The following proteins are encoded in a genomic region of Sulfurimonas sp. HSL3-7:
- the cydB gene encoding cytochrome d ubiquinol oxidase subunit II, whose amino-acid sequence MFENLSLLVLQQYWWFLIAVLGALFVFMTFVQGGQTLLYTLAESDKERNVLVNSLGRKWELTFTSLVMFGGALFAAFPLFYAVSFGGAYYVWMAILFSFIIQAVSYEYRKKPDNLFGERSYEILLFINGSVGVFLIGAAVATLFTGGNFIVNTMNLSRWTMPSYGLEALLDPFNVAFGLMLFFLARIQGSMYFLNNVAEESIAERARKSVRTNALFFLPLFIGVAVAILLMSGYGYDPQSKSVEIVAFKFLKNFMAMPVVAIMLLAGTLLVLFSLYSTLFKESNRGIWSSGLGTVLVVMSLFLILGLNNTVYYPSLSDLQSSLSIENSSGSHYTLTAMSYVSLFVPAVLAYIIVVWRAMDREPITIDEVEADSHHY is encoded by the coding sequence ATGTTTGAAAATCTATCGTTATTGGTATTGCAGCAGTATTGGTGGTTCCTGATCGCTGTTCTGGGCGCACTCTTTGTTTTTATGACCTTTGTCCAGGGGGGTCAGACCCTTCTCTACACACTTGCCGAAAGTGACAAAGAACGCAATGTTCTCGTCAATTCACTGGGACGGAAATGGGAACTTACCTTCACCTCCCTGGTGATGTTCGGCGGGGCACTTTTCGCCGCTTTCCCGCTCTTTTATGCGGTCAGTTTCGGCGGGGCCTATTATGTCTGGATGGCGATTCTCTTTTCTTTTATCATTCAGGCGGTTTCGTATGAGTACCGTAAAAAGCCAGACAACCTCTTCGGCGAACGCAGTTACGAGATACTGCTCTTCATCAACGGAAGTGTTGGTGTCTTTCTGATCGGTGCCGCCGTTGCGACGCTCTTCACCGGCGGAAACTTCATCGTCAATACGATGAACCTTTCGCGCTGGACGATGCCGAGTTACGGTCTTGAAGCACTGCTGGATCCTTTCAATGTGGCCTTCGGACTGATGCTCTTCTTTTTGGCACGTATTCAGGGGTCGATGTACTTCCTGAACAACGTCGCCGAAGAGAGCATCGCTGAGCGTGCCCGTAAAAGTGTCCGGACCAACGCCCTCTTTTTTCTGCCGCTCTTTATCGGTGTGGCGGTTGCCATCCTTTTGATGAGCGGGTACGGGTATGACCCGCAGAGCAAAAGTGTGGAGATCGTCGCCTTCAAATTCCTGAAAAACTTTATGGCGATGCCGGTCGTGGCGATCATGCTGCTTGCCGGGACGCTCCTGGTACTCTTTTCGCTTTACAGCACACTCTTTAAAGAGAGCAACAGAGGGATCTGGTCTTCGGGTCTTGGTACCGTTTTGGTCGTGATGAGTCTTTTCCTGATCCTTGGACTGAACAATACTGTCTACTACCCGTCGCTCTCCGACCTGCAGAGCTCACTGAGCATCGAAAACAGTTCAGGAAGCCACTACACGCTCACGGCCATGAGCTATGTCTCGCTTTTCGTTCCAGCCGTACTCGCATACATCATTGTGGTGTGGCGCGCGATGGACAGAGAGCCGATCACGATTGACGAAGTCGAAGCCGACTCGCACCACTATTAA
- a CDS encoding flavin reductase family protein, which yields MLIDYRNKALTQRYQLMAQTIIPRPIAWVVTENDGVVNVAPFSYFMGLSSEPATMVISVGHKSDGSEKDTLRNLRESKKCTICMVDGKLLEKMHFSSKELDASLSEADVFNIPLTRPYENFPPMVEGTPSAFFCEYYQEFELKGSKTIPLVVEIKQQYIDDSCVSDSETMHISYDAVARVGKSYAMMSEEIKPPKIP from the coding sequence ATGTTGATCGATTACCGTAATAAAGCGCTGACACAGCGCTACCAGCTGATGGCACAGACGATTATCCCCAGACCTATAGCCTGGGTCGTTACGGAAAATGACGGGGTGGTGAACGTCGCGCCTTTCAGCTACTTCATGGGACTTTCATCCGAACCGGCGACGATGGTGATATCGGTCGGGCACAAAAGTGACGGCAGTGAAAAAGACACCCTGCGCAACCTGCGAGAGAGCAAAAAATGCACGATCTGCATGGTGGACGGCAAGCTTCTGGAGAAGATGCACTTCAGCTCCAAAGAGCTGGACGCTTCGTTGAGCGAAGCCGACGTTTTCAATATTCCTCTTACCCGTCCGTACGAGAATTTCCCGCCGATGGTCGAAGGGACCCCAAGCGCTTTTTTCTGTGAGTATTACCAGGAGTTCGAGCTTAAAGGTTCCAAGACCATACCGCTTGTCGTCGAGATCAAACAGCAGTATATCGACGATAGCTGTGTCAGTGACAGCGAAACGATGCATATCAGCTATGATGCGGTGGCCCGTGTCGGCAAATCGTATGCGATGATGAGCGAAGAGATAAAACCGCCGAAGATACCATGA
- a CDS encoding c-type cytochrome, whose protein sequence is MMKIFFRVSVALNLLLFAFAGCAPEKKKRNDLDGKALLESKCASCHNLDIPPETYPEEKAPPMMAVAFHIYDFIEVDTPAEKIPASIAFVKDYVFSPSYEKSFCDKKSLEDYGLMPSQKGKLSEAELDAVAIYMFEHYNRENFLRVMKERQILRDMDPGERVARKYGCTSCHGVTQKKMGPALRAIAKRYKDDEKQIKRSILSGTKDRWEEANHARMPAFKTLNDEELDSVTSWILEQK, encoded by the coding sequence ATGATGAAGATCTTTTTTAGAGTGTCGGTTGCGCTGAATCTGCTGCTGTTCGCCTTTGCAGGCTGCGCGCCGGAGAAGAAAAAACGCAATGATCTTGACGGCAAAGCTCTTTTAGAGAGCAAATGTGCCTCCTGCCACAACCTCGATATTCCGCCGGAAACGTATCCCGAAGAGAAAGCACCGCCGATGATGGCGGTGGCGTTTCACATCTACGACTTTATCGAGGTGGATACACCGGCAGAGAAGATCCCCGCGTCGATCGCTTTTGTGAAGGATTATGTTTTCAGCCCCTCTTACGAGAAGTCGTTCTGTGACAAGAAAAGCCTGGAGGATTACGGTCTGATGCCGTCGCAAAAAGGGAAACTGAGCGAAGCAGAGCTTGACGCTGTTGCCATCTACATGTTTGAACATTATAACCGGGAGAATTTTCTGCGGGTGATGAAAGAGAGACAGATCCTGCGGGATATGGATCCCGGTGAACGTGTCGCGCGAAAATATGGCTGCACCAGCTGTCATGGCGTAACACAGAAGAAGATGGGGCCTGCCTTACGTGCTATCGCCAAGCGCTACAAAGATGACGAAAAGCAGATCAAGAGAAGCATCCTTTCAGGCACCAAAGACAGATGGGAAGAAGCAAACCACGCGAGGATGCCTGCGTTTAAAACACTTAACGATGAAGAGCTTGACAGCGTGACAAGCTGGATATTGGAGCAGAAATGA
- a CDS encoding sulfite exporter TauE/SafE family protein, with product MESVDLWTIFFVALLGSVGHCIGMCGGFVVAYSTAKIDPNRTKFFQSLAHTLYSVGRVVSYMLIGAVFGYLGSAINFSLGAKGVLFIVIGILMVIIAFSLSGKIKFLTVIEHSIVQTPLFKKLFQSVIKSKSLPSFFYMGVLNGLIPCGLVYFFATAAIASGSALMGAVVMAVFGLATVPALFILGMVSTFISQMAWRKHVLSAAAVLIALYGIYTGYKGYLMINHPEMIKEKMMKMKQDFKSEIEKTKQ from the coding sequence ATGGAATCAGTAGATCTATGGACAATATTTTTTGTGGCTCTTTTAGGCTCGGTTGGGCACTGTATCGGGATGTGCGGCGGCTTTGTCGTGGCCTATTCAACAGCGAAGATCGATCCAAACCGCACAAAGTTCTTTCAAAGTTTGGCACATACGCTCTACTCGGTGGGGCGTGTGGTCTCGTATATGTTGATCGGAGCGGTATTCGGTTATTTGGGTTCGGCGATCAATTTCTCCCTGGGTGCCAAAGGGGTGCTTTTTATCGTGATCGGTATTTTGATGGTGATCATCGCTTTTTCATTAAGCGGAAAGATAAAGTTTTTGACGGTGATCGAACACTCTATAGTGCAGACCCCGCTGTTCAAGAAACTCTTTCAGTCGGTCATCAAGTCAAAATCGTTGCCGAGTTTTTTTTACATGGGCGTGCTTAACGGTCTGATTCCCTGCGGCCTGGTCTACTTTTTCGCAACGGCCGCGATCGCTTCGGGTTCAGCGCTGATGGGAGCCGTGGTGATGGCCGTCTTCGGTCTGGCGACGGTGCCTGCACTTTTTATTTTGGGGATGGTGAGTACCTTTATCTCTCAAATGGCCTGGCGTAAACATGTTCTGAGCGCGGCAGCGGTACTGATCGCCCTGTATGGTATTTATACCGGGTATAAAGGCTACCTCATGATCAATCATCCCGAAATGATTAAAGAGAAGATGATGAAGATGAAACAGGATTTTAAAAGTGAGATTGAAAAGACGAAACAGTAG
- the rd gene encoding rubredoxin translates to MHKRYICTVCDWIYDPEVGDPDGGIAPGTAFEDIPDDWVCPDCGAGKEAFEELEQYK, encoded by the coding sequence ATGCATAAAAGATATATCTGCACCGTTTGTGATTGGATCTATGATCCTGAAGTGGGGGATCCTGACGGGGGGATAGCACCGGGAACGGCTTTCGAAGATATTCCGGATGACTGGGTCTGCCCTGACTGCGGTGCCGGCAAAGAGGCGTTCGAAGAGCTCGAACAGTATAAATAA
- a CDS encoding undecaprenyl-diphosphate phosphatase codes for MDIFQAIIIGIIEGFTEFLPISSTGHMIVASKYLGVSQDSLTKAYEVIIQFAAILAVMLLYREKMTLAKVELWQKLFIAFLPLAIVGYLFKDQIKALFSVEVVAIMFIVGGIIFLIVEKFYKEEMSHTSEVENVSYKQAFFVGVAQVFSLIPGTSRAGATIIGGLMLKINRKTSAEFSFLLAIPVMGAVSGYDLLKHYNEFADANWTAFLAGFVTAFVVAYITIKLFLVFLQRFTFVSFGIYRIIFGIVLLLING; via the coding sequence TTGGACATTTTTCAAGCCATCATCATCGGTATAATCGAAGGTTTTACCGAATTCTTACCTATCTCTTCAACCGGGCACATGATCGTTGCCAGTAAATATTTGGGTGTCTCTCAAGACAGTCTGACCAAAGCCTATGAGGTGATCATCCAGTTTGCCGCCATCCTGGCGGTGATGCTGCTCTACCGTGAAAAAATGACACTTGCCAAGGTCGAACTGTGGCAAAAACTTTTCATCGCCTTTTTGCCGCTGGCTATTGTCGGCTACCTCTTCAAAGACCAGATCAAAGCCCTTTTCTCCGTCGAGGTCGTCGCGATCATGTTCATCGTAGGCGGGATCATCTTTCTGATCGTCGAGAAGTTCTATAAAGAGGAAATGAGCCACACCAGCGAAGTCGAAAACGTCAGTTACAAACAGGCTTTTTTCGTCGGTGTCGCACAGGTCTTTTCACTTATTCCGGGCACAAGCCGTGCCGGAGCCACCATCATAGGCGGTCTTATGCTGAAGATAAACCGTAAGACAAGTGCCGAGTTCTCCTTTTTACTAGCGATTCCGGTAATGGGAGCCGTAAGCGGCTATGATTTGCTCAAACATTACAATGAGTTCGCTGATGCCAATTGGACGGCCTTTCTCGCAGGCTTTGTCACCGCATTTGTCGTCGCATACATTACTATTAAGCTTTTTTTAGTCTTTTTGCAGCGTTTTACCTTTGTCAGTTTCGGTATCTACCGCATTATTTTCGGTATTGTGTTATTGCTTATTAACGGGTAG
- a CDS encoding aminotransferase class V-fold PLP-dependent enzyme, which yields MLLFTPGPTPVPEFARVAMAGETLHHRTPEFEAIFADARKLLFKLFNTDEVIMLASSGTGAMEAAVVNLCSDTLLSINSGKFGERFGKIAVASGLKNIEIKNEWHTPASVAEVVEALKANPQIDALAIQISESAGGLRHNVEEIAAAAKAINPNIMVIADGITAVGVERIDVTNIDCLIAGSQKALMLPPGLAILGLSNAAVEKIGSGKGYYLNLASEIKKQSQNTTAYTAATTLIIGLRSVLQHIEDNGGLEKLYADTEKRATAVLAALKAVGLHVYPTSPARSMTTIDDENASEIRNLLKNEFGVNVAGGQDHLKGKIFRINQMGLIEPYEIVWVVNAVELALQKLGRRDFDGTASRVFNETYFSLKQTNK from the coding sequence ATGTTGCTTTTTACTCCAGGACCGACCCCCGTACCGGAATTTGCCCGTGTAGCGATGGCAGGAGAAACCCTTCATCACCGTACACCGGAATTCGAAGCGATCTTTGCCGATGCGCGTAAACTGCTTTTTAAGCTTTTTAATACAGACGAAGTGATCATGCTCGCTTCGTCAGGTACAGGCGCGATGGAAGCGGCTGTTGTCAATCTCTGCTCGGACACGCTTCTGAGTATTAACTCCGGAAAGTTCGGCGAGCGTTTTGGAAAGATCGCGGTTGCAAGCGGTTTGAAGAACATTGAGATCAAAAACGAATGGCATACACCGGCATCGGTAGCGGAGGTCGTCGAGGCACTCAAGGCCAACCCGCAGATCGATGCACTGGCGATTCAGATCTCTGAATCGGCCGGCGGGCTGCGTCATAATGTCGAAGAGATCGCAGCGGCAGCTAAAGCGATCAATCCGAACATCATGGTCATCGCCGACGGTATTACGGCAGTGGGCGTCGAGCGTATCGATGTGACGAACATAGACTGTCTGATCGCAGGGAGCCAAAAAGCGTTGATGCTGCCACCGGGACTGGCGATCCTTGGCCTGAGCAACGCGGCCGTTGAGAAAATCGGTAGTGGAAAGGGTTACTACCTCAATCTCGCTTCCGAGATCAAAAAGCAGTCGCAGAACACAACGGCCTATACAGCGGCTACGACACTTATTATCGGACTTCGCTCTGTGCTTCAGCACATTGAAGACAATGGCGGCTTGGAGAAGCTATATGCGGATACGGAAAAACGTGCAACTGCCGTATTGGCGGCACTCAAAGCCGTTGGGCTTCATGTCTATCCGACCTCGCCGGCGCGTTCGATGACAACGATTGATGATGAAAATGCATCTGAGATCCGTAACCTGCTCAAAAATGAGTTCGGTGTCAATGTGGCAGGCGGGCAGGATCACCTTAAAGGCAAGATCTTCAGAATCAACCAAATGGGACTGATCGAACCGTATGAGATCGTCTGGGTTGTCAATGCCGTTGAACTGGCACTTCAGAAACTCGGACGCAGAGACTTTGACGGCACGGCGAGCCGTGTGTTCAATGAGACCTATTTTTCGTTAAAGCAGACAAATAAATGA
- a CDS encoding ATP phosphoribosyltransferase regulatory subunit, which produces MIFEHEIPEGSKLYFGDSAKRKREIEQVASEVLYKEGFEEIVSPLFSYHQHESISDTKKLVRINDKQNNKMSLRADSTIDVVRIITKRLGRNTTHRKWFYIQPIYHYPSVEQYQVGAEIIGESDLSTVLNQSVEIFNRLNVEPLLQISNIAIPKKLSKLLNIDLDDFRHINIQKFLALDIDWLTKLVYLQHPEDVDSVIEVVPDEIREELLKMKEMCGKIAYKNKVIAPLYYAKMLYYDELFFRVIEGNEIYARGGRYVNDDVTSVGFAIYTDTLIEANK; this is translated from the coding sequence ATGATATTTGAACACGAGATTCCGGAAGGCTCCAAACTCTATTTCGGCGATTCGGCAAAGCGCAAGCGCGAGATCGAACAGGTGGCGAGCGAGGTTCTTTACAAAGAGGGCTTTGAAGAGATCGTTTCACCGCTCTTTTCCTACCATCAGCATGAATCTATTTCTGATACGAAAAAACTGGTGCGAATCAACGACAAGCAGAACAACAAAATGAGCCTGCGCGCCGATTCGACCATCGACGTGGTACGTATTATCACGAAACGCCTTGGTCGTAACACGACGCATCGCAAATGGTTCTATATTCAGCCCATCTACCACTACCCTTCGGTGGAACAGTATCAGGTAGGGGCAGAGATCATCGGTGAGAGTGACTTGAGTACAGTGCTCAACCAGTCTGTTGAAATATTCAACCGTTTGAATGTGGAGCCATTGCTTCAGATTTCAAATATCGCTATTCCGAAAAAGTTATCAAAACTTTTGAACATTGATCTTGATGATTTTCGCCATATCAATATTCAGAAGTTTCTGGCACTCGATATTGACTGGCTGACCAAACTCGTTTACCTGCAGCATCCGGAAGATGTTGACAGTGTTATCGAGGTTGTACCGGACGAGATCAGAGAAGAGCTTTTAAAGATGAAAGAGATGTGCGGGAAGATCGCATACAAAAACAAGGTGATTGCACCGCTTTACTATGCGAAGATGCTCTATTATGATGAACTCTTTTTTAGAGTGATCGAGGGCAACGAGATCTACGCGCGCGGCGGTCGATACGTCAATGATGACGTAACATCGGTAGGTTTCGCCATCTACACAGACACATTAATAGAAGCAAATAAGTAA
- a CDS encoding adenylosuccinate synthase, producing MRMKADLIVGIQWGDEGKGKIVDALAGKYDMVCRSQGGHNAGHTIWVDGVKYALHLIPSGVLNPKAVNVVGNGVVLSPESIIKEMEQFDGLEGRLYISDKAHLNLSYHALIDQAKERLKGDKAIGTTGKGIGPAYSDKINRTGFRVGELLDPAKLCQGILGYFEQNRAIFEVLDIAIPEEAALLAELEGYKAKLAPFITDTTQMVWKALDEENKKVLLEGAQGTLLDIDHGTYPYVTSSSTVSAGACTGLGINPKDIGKVIGIVKAYCTRVGNGPFPSEDFGDDGKRLGEQGHEFGTTTGRARRCGWFDAVATRHACRLNGVDELALMKLDVLDGFDEVKVCVAYNYNGEEINYMPADLENVTPVYKTFKGWTGSVGVREFDKLPQDAQDFVTTIKEISKTKVGIISTSPEREDTIHL from the coding sequence ATGAGAATGAAAGCAGATTTGATCGTAGGGATCCAATGGGGCGATGAAGGCAAGGGAAAGATCGTTGATGCGCTTGCCGGAAAATATGACATGGTTTGTAGAAGCCAGGGCGGGCACAACGCAGGTCATACGATCTGGGTAGACGGTGTAAAATATGCACTGCACCTTATTCCTTCAGGCGTACTGAACCCGAAAGCGGTCAATGTTGTCGGTAACGGCGTTGTGCTTTCGCCTGAATCGATCATCAAAGAGATGGAACAGTTTGACGGGCTTGAAGGTCGTCTTTATATCTCGGACAAAGCACACTTGAACCTGAGTTATCACGCGCTTATCGACCAGGCCAAAGAGCGTCTAAAAGGGGATAAAGCGATCGGTACGACCGGAAAAGGTATCGGTCCGGCCTACTCAGACAAGATCAATCGTACCGGTTTCAGAGTCGGTGAGCTTCTTGACCCTGCTAAGCTATGCCAAGGGATTTTGGGCTATTTTGAGCAAAACCGTGCGATCTTTGAGGTGCTTGACATAGCGATACCTGAAGAAGCGGCACTCTTGGCAGAGCTTGAAGGGTACAAAGCGAAGCTGGCGCCGTTTATTACGGATACGACGCAGATGGTATGGAAAGCGCTTGACGAAGAGAATAAAAAAGTACTGCTTGAGGGTGCGCAGGGAACGTTGCTTGACATCGACCATGGTACCTACCCGTATGTCACATCATCTTCAACGGTCAGCGCAGGAGCCTGTACGGGTCTGGGTATCAATCCCAAAGATATCGGTAAAGTGATCGGTATTGTCAAAGCGTACTGTACCCGTGTCGGCAACGGACCTTTCCCGAGTGAAGATTTCGGTGATGACGGCAAACGCCTCGGTGAACAGGGCCACGAGTTCGGAACAACGACAGGGCGCGCCAGACGATGTGGATGGTTCGACGCTGTTGCTACCCGACATGCATGCCGTTTGAACGGTGTGGACGAGCTTGCCCTTATGAAACTGGACGTCCTGGACGGGTTCGACGAAGTGAAGGTCTGTGTCGCGTACAACTACAACGGCGAAGAGATCAATTACATGCCGGCTGACCTTGAAAACGTCACACCTGTTTATAAAACATTTAAAGGGTGGACAGGCTCTGTCGGTGTGCGTGAATTTGACAAATTGCCGCAGGATGCACAGGATTTTGTTACGACGATCAAAGAGATCTCTAAAACGAAAGTCGGCATTATCTCGACTTCACCGGAACGCGAAGACACCATACACCTTTAA
- a CDS encoding DUF507 family protein, with translation MKVTLSHVPRIAQRIAIELNKSGLVTMTRGLDPVAHEAEKILEESVKKEHALEERVNEMLAENEDNIEDMLADERQLFFMIKKKLAPEYGVILSYEERYSDLSHKILDELYEEDLINYEVTENRIKNVIYNAITGYIASNDEIDDAVMEKIRSYKRRIIPGTEEFDIIHEKLYNEELQKRGLA, from the coding sequence ATGAAAGTAACACTCTCACATGTTCCACGCATTGCACAAAGAATCGCTATCGAACTCAACAAAAGTGGTCTAGTTACGATGACCAGAGGTCTTGACCCTGTCGCACATGAGGCAGAGAAGATCCTTGAAGAGAGTGTAAAAAAAGAACATGCACTTGAAGAGCGTGTCAATGAGATGCTTGCTGAGAACGAGGACAATATTGAGGATATGTTGGCAGATGAACGCCAGCTTTTCTTCATGATCAAGAAAAAACTGGCACCGGAATATGGCGTTATTCTCTCTTATGAAGAGCGTTATTCGGATCTTTCGCATAAGATTCTGGATGAACTGTATGAAGAAGATCTAATCAATTACGAAGTGACAGAAAACCGTATTAAAAATGTTATCTACAATGCAATTACGGGTTATATCGCAAGTAACGATGAGATTGATGATGCCGTGATGGAGAAGATCCGGTCATACAAACGCCGTATTATCCCCGGCACAGAAGAGTTTGATATTATTCATGAAAAGCTCTATAACGAAGAATTACAAAAAAGAGGACTTGCCTAA
- the carA gene encoding glutamine-hydrolyzing carbamoyl-phosphate synthase small subunit: MKPVWIYLENGTFLEASSFGAETTLVGEIVFNTSMSGYQEIMSDPSYAGQFVTFTAPEIGNVGVNDEDMESKAAHAKGMIVRQYQDRYSNFRAEDSLANFLKKHNVMGISDIDTRYLTKMLRSEGAMMMVASTEIDDKEELKKVLETSPRIEEVNYIKEVSTKEAYVHKNGTYDAIGFKYNEAPEVQAKIVAIDFGVKRNILNELTQAGLEVEVVPNTFDADELITRVKNKEIDGVFLSNGPGDPLVLKEEQAQIKKLIAAKVPMFGICLGHQLLSISHGYDTYKLKFGHHGGNHPVKNIKSGMVEITAQNHNYNVPENITEIAEVTHTNLFDSTIEGLRYNDAPIFSVQHHPESSPGPKESRYIFGEFLSLLKQA; the protein is encoded by the coding sequence ATGAAACCAGTTTGGATCTATCTTGAAAACGGTACTTTTTTGGAAGCGTCATCATTTGGTGCTGAGACAACGCTCGTTGGCGAGATCGTTTTCAACACATCAATGAGCGGCTATCAGGAGATCATGTCTGACCCATCTTATGCAGGGCAGTTTGTCACCTTTACAGCGCCGGAGATAGGTAATGTCGGTGTCAACGATGAAGATATGGAGTCGAAAGCAGCGCATGCGAAAGGGATGATTGTCCGTCAATATCAAGACCGTTATTCCAATTTCCGTGCAGAAGATTCTTTGGCAAATTTCCTGAAAAAGCACAATGTTATGGGTATCAGCGATATCGATACACGTTACCTGACCAAGATGCTTCGTTCTGAAGGCGCAATGATGATGGTCGCTTCGACTGAGATCGACGACAAAGAGGAGCTGAAAAAAGTTCTTGAGACTTCTCCGCGTATCGAAGAGGTCAATTATATTAAAGAGGTCAGTACTAAAGAGGCGTATGTTCACAAGAACGGTACGTACGATGCCATTGGATTCAAATATAATGAAGCGCCTGAGGTGCAAGCAAAAATCGTTGCAATTGATTTTGGCGTCAAACGCAATATTTTAAATGAACTGACACAGGCGGGACTGGAAGTCGAAGTCGTGCCGAATACATTTGATGCCGATGAACTGATCACACGTGTTAAGAACAAAGAGATCGACGGTGTCTTCTTGTCAAACGGACCGGGCGATCCCCTGGTATTGAAAGAAGAACAGGCCCAAATCAAAAAACTGATCGCAGCGAAAGTGCCGATGTTCGGTATCTGTTTGGGACATCAACTGCTTTCGATCTCGCATGGCTATGATACCTACAAACTCAAATTCGGACACCATGGCGGCAATCATCCTGTTAAAAATATCAAATCTGGCATGGTGGAGATTACAGCGCAGAACCACAACTACAATGTTCCTGAGAACATTACGGAGATTGCGGAAGTCACACATACCAATCTCTTTGACAGCACGATCGAAGGGCTTCGTTACAACGATGCTCCGATCTTTTCGGTACAGCACCACCCCGAATCAAGCCCCGGACCGAAAGAGAGCCGCTATATCTTCGGCGAGTTTTTAAGCCTTTTAAAACAGGCGTAG
- a CDS encoding sulfite exporter TauE/SafE family protein, producing the protein MNGIEFTAIITFALLGSIGHCIGMCGGFIVTYTTAKIKPEQDKFTQSTYHLFYNFGRVVTYTVLGALFGYFGSLWDISPLARAIMFAVAGVMMILMGFSFAGKLKFLTSIEYPITRQPWFKKIFTSQLTSAKPSSFFTLGLLNGLFPCGLVYTMLVTATTTQSALWGAIVMAIFGIFTIPALFSFAFAVGLFSQTRFRSLMIQFAAITIIVFGGWTLMKAYMQFDYWNNTPREQQLKDAQEMGKCGAGKCGAGKCGMGKCGAKPVENNAPESLKDDVMKCGAGKCGSGKCGGN; encoded by the coding sequence ATGAACGGTATTGAGTTCACTGCCATAATCACATTTGCACTGCTCGGTTCGATCGGCCACTGCATCGGTATGTGCGGTGGTTTCATTGTGACCTATACGACAGCCAAGATCAAACCGGAACAAGACAAGTTTACCCAATCGACCTATCATCTTTTTTACAATTTCGGACGTGTCGTAACCTACACAGTCCTGGGTGCTCTTTTTGGTTATTTCGGTTCGCTCTGGGACATTTCGCCTTTGGCAAGGGCCATTATGTTCGCTGTTGCCGGTGTTATGATGATCCTGATGGGATTCTCATTTGCCGGAAAGCTGAAGTTTCTGACATCGATCGAATACCCGATTACAAGACAACCCTGGTTTAAAAAGATATTTACCTCCCAGCTGACATCGGCTAAACCCAGCAGTTTCTTTACTCTGGGACTGTTGAACGGCCTGTTTCCATGCGGGCTTGTTTATACGATGCTTGTGACGGCAACGACCACGCAGTCGGCACTGTGGGGTGCGATCGTTATGGCGATATTCGGCATCTTTACGATCCCTGCGCTCTTCAGTTTCGCTTTTGCCGTCGGTCTATTCTCACAAACACGTTTTCGTTCGTTAATGATACAGTTCGCCGCGATCACTATTATCGTCTTCGGCGGATGGACGCTGATGAAAGCCTATATGCAGTTTGACTACTGGAACAACACCCCTCGCGAGCAGCAGCTCAAGGATGCGCAAGAGATGGGTAAGTGCGGTGCCGGCAAGTGCGGTGCCGGCAAGTGCGGCATGGGCAAATGCGGTGCAAAACCGGTAGAAAACAATGCGCCTGAATCGCTTAAGGATGACGTGATGAAATGTGGTGCCGGCAAGTGCGGCAGCGGTAAATGCGGCGGAAATTGA